The Pirellulales bacterium genome has a window encoding:
- a CDS encoding phosphotransferase: protein MKLPNQTIAGGFSGSRIWQFSAQRGAVCLRRWPPEHPTATHLQWIHNVLAEAFKNGFPLAPCPVRTESGQTFVSFDGYLWQLEPWLPGVADDDLAAQKVAPAKLEAALAVLAQFHAAVAVDRSNFASESPAPGIAKRLIRLNELQSAALKRLTTAIATQPHAWPELAERAEPFVKLFCVTAPHTLESLRRAAQWQVRIVPCIRDIHRRHVLFEGNRVTGIVDFGAMQPDNIAGDVARLLGSFAGCEQALWEIGLAAYQRLQPLTESEQKLIPLYDESGVLLSGINWLQWVFVDGRQFENRPGLLARFDAILGRLVSLADRISPKNTVIV from the coding sequence ATGAAGCTCCCTAACCAGACCATTGCTGGCGGGTTTAGCGGTTCACGAATTTGGCAATTTTCGGCTCAACGGGGTGCCGTGTGCCTTCGCCGCTGGCCGCCGGAACATCCCACTGCCACACATTTGCAGTGGATTCACAATGTTCTCGCCGAAGCATTCAAAAATGGATTTCCCCTGGCCCCCTGCCCGGTTCGAACCGAATCTGGCCAAACGTTTGTCAGCTTCGATGGGTATTTGTGGCAATTGGAACCGTGGCTGCCTGGCGTGGCCGATGATGATTTGGCCGCTCAAAAAGTAGCGCCTGCAAAATTGGAGGCGGCGCTGGCGGTCTTGGCTCAATTTCACGCAGCGGTGGCGGTTGATCGGAGTAATTTTGCATCCGAGAGCCCGGCGCCAGGCATAGCAAAACGACTGATCCGATTGAACGAATTGCAGTCGGCGGCCCTAAAGCGGTTGACCACTGCAATCGCTACACAGCCGCACGCTTGGCCGGAACTGGCAGAACGTGCCGAGCCCTTTGTGAAATTATTTTGCGTGACCGCGCCTCATACCCTTGAATCGCTGCGGCGGGCAGCCCAGTGGCAGGTGCGCATTGTGCCGTGCATTCGCGATATTCACCGGCGACACGTGTTGTTTGAGGGGAACCGGGTTACAGGAATTGTCGATTTCGGCGCCATGCAGCCGGACAACATTGCCGGCGACGTCGCGCGCCTGCTGGGGAGCTTTGCCGGATGCGAGCAGGCATTGTGGGAAATCGGATTGGCGGCATACCAACGGCTGCAGCCGCTAACCGAATCGGAACAAAAATTGATCCCGCTGTACGACGAAAGCGGCGTGTTGCTGTCTGGAATCAATTGGCTGCAATGGGTTTTCGTCGACGGCCGGCAATTTGAAAATCGCCCTGGTCTACTGGCGCGGTTCGACGCCATTCTTGGCCGCCTGGTTTCTTTGGCGGATCGAATCTCGCCAAAAAATACAGTTATTGTATGA
- a CDS encoding zinc-dependent metalloprotease — protein MPILRRGVRILLFGVAVTFATAWLNTAAHAAEQKTEGEKPAAKSGPKSDAKDAVSASDAEDESGSSSASKHSDSGSGSTAKKPKYPPYADFFKEADDPIPGLIKLRKKGGSLYAELSPSQLNRDFIVVISIARGIGRGMLLAGMSWNFGDDWIWQFRKVDDYIQVVRRNVRFTAAKGSPEERAVQLAYTDSILFSLPIVTTSPSGSYVIDLNQVFMTDLPEISQMLPGFSFSSQRSTWATNKGFADNDELEVAATYASSGMTEIDSVSDTRGATINVHYSVSYLPQNGYRPRLADDRLGYFLSVIKDYSQKGDEEHFVRYINRWDLSKADSGADLSQPKKPIVFWLEKTIPYKYRNPVREGILEWNKAFAKAGFEDAIEVRQQPDNADWDPEDINYNTFRWITSSAKFAMGPSRVNPTNGQILNASIIFDADFLQYWSTEYETFTPASIAAMTGGPLDLKSYEEQVHRQNADRSFFPACDLANGRALDFALGSAVIMAKADSDDKGKSSAEEERMIMQGLKEVTMHEVGHTLGLRHNFKASAYHTLEEINDPEKMKGKALVASVMDYTPSNIVPKGKTQGDYFSTTIGPYDMWAIEFGYTPEGDKKSLDKIASRSGEPALQYATDEDTRGIDSDPLVNRYDLGSDNIDYAKQRAELISTLWPKIVDRVVKDGEGYEKAREAFGVLLSQYGRAMYFASRYVGGVYVNRSHKGDKDAAVPYVVVDPKKQREALDMVAQEVFNDKPFQFPPDLYNHLSASRWDHWGAEVPLRNDYPVHEVISLWQGRILDQLLSSLTLDRLHDSELKIPADQEAFTAPDLLDGLTKAIFSELDTLQGGDFTNRKPAISSLRRNLQRQYLTRLSNLAMGNTSSPADCQTVAFAELKALQDRMNKLLASNVKLDDYSRDHLTESSARIGKVLDAHLQLRMPGSGGGIFELRYGEGQDHTP, from the coding sequence ATGCCCATACTCCGCCGCGGTGTGCGTATTTTATTGTTCGGTGTGGCCGTGACTTTTGCCACCGCTTGGTTAAACACGGCCGCCCACGCCGCTGAACAAAAAACCGAGGGGGAAAAGCCGGCCGCAAAATCTGGCCCCAAGTCGGATGCCAAAGATGCCGTTAGTGCCTCCGATGCCGAAGACGAAAGCGGCTCTTCTTCCGCCTCCAAGCACTCCGATTCCGGCAGCGGTTCGACGGCGAAAAAGCCTAAGTATCCGCCCTATGCCGATTTCTTCAAAGAAGCCGACGATCCCATCCCTGGCTTAATTAAGCTGCGGAAAAAAGGGGGCTCGCTGTATGCCGAGCTTTCTCCTAGCCAACTGAACCGCGACTTCATCGTGGTGATTTCCATCGCGCGGGGCATTGGCCGTGGCATGTTGCTGGCCGGCATGAGTTGGAATTTTGGCGACGACTGGATTTGGCAATTCCGCAAAGTGGACGATTACATTCAAGTGGTTCGCCGGAACGTGCGCTTCACGGCCGCCAAAGGAAGCCCGGAAGAGCGGGCCGTGCAACTGGCTTATACGGACAGCATTTTATTCAGCTTGCCAATTGTCACGACCAGTCCCTCGGGCAGTTACGTCATTGATTTGAACCAGGTGTTCATGACCGACTTGCCGGAAATTTCGCAAATGCTGCCCGGCTTTTCGTTTTCCTCGCAACGTTCCACTTGGGCCACGAACAAAGGCTTTGCCGATAATGACGAGCTGGAAGTTGCCGCCACGTATGCCTCCAGCGGGATGACCGAAATCGATTCGGTTTCCGACACGCGCGGCGCCACCATCAACGTGCACTATTCGGTTAGTTACTTGCCGCAAAATGGCTACCGGCCGCGGCTGGCCGACGACCGGCTTGGTTATTTCCTGAGCGTCATTAAGGATTACTCGCAAAAAGGGGACGAGGAGCATTTCGTCCGCTACATTAACCGCTGGGATTTAAGCAAGGCCGATTCCGGCGCCGATTTATCGCAACCGAAAAAGCCAATTGTGTTCTGGCTGGAAAAAACCATTCCGTACAAATATCGCAACCCGGTGCGCGAAGGCATTTTGGAATGGAACAAGGCGTTTGCCAAGGCGGGCTTTGAAGACGCCATTGAAGTGCGCCAGCAGCCCGACAATGCTGATTGGGATCCGGAAGACATCAACTACAACACGTTCCGCTGGATTACTTCCAGCGCCAAGTTTGCCATGGGGCCGTCGCGCGTGAATCCGACGAACGGCCAAATTTTGAACGCCAGCATTATTTTTGACGCCGACTTTTTGCAGTACTGGAGCACCGAGTACGAAACTTTCACGCCCGCCAGCATTGCCGCCATGACCGGCGGCCCGTTGGATTTGAAATCGTACGAGGAGCAAGTGCATCGGCAAAATGCAGACCGCAGCTTTTTCCCCGCCTGCGATCTGGCCAACGGACGCGCCTTAGATTTCGCTTTGGGCAGTGCGGTCATCATGGCCAAGGCCGACAGTGACGACAAAGGCAAATCCAGCGCCGAGGAAGAACGCATGATTATGCAAGGCCTGAAGGAAGTCACCATGCACGAAGTGGGGCACACCTTGGGCTTGCGGCACAACTTTAAGGCCAGCGCCTACCACACGCTTGAGGAAATCAACGATCCGGAAAAAATGAAGGGGAAAGCCCTGGTGGCCTCGGTCATGGATTACACGCCTTCCAACATTGTTCCCAAGGGGAAAACGCAAGGCGATTATTTCTCCACCACGATTGGTCCTTACGACATGTGGGCCATTGAATTTGGTTACACGCCGGAGGGAGATAAAAAATCGCTCGATAAAATTGCTTCCCGCAGCGGCGAGCCGGCCCTGCAATACGCCACCGATGAAGATACTCGCGGCATCGATAGCGATCCGCTGGTCAACCGTTACGATTTGGGAAGCGACAACATTGACTACGCCAAGCAACGGGCGGAACTCATTTCCACCCTCTGGCCGAAAATTGTCGATCGCGTGGTGAAAGATGGCGAGGGCTACGAAAAAGCCCGCGAAGCGTTTGGCGTGCTCCTGTCGCAATACGGCCGGGCCATGTACTTTGCCTCGCGTTATGTCGGCGGTGTATACGTCAACCGCAGCCACAAAGGCGATAAAGATGCTGCTGTGCCTTACGTCGTCGTCGATCCCAAAAAGCAGCGCGAAGCGTTGGATATGGTCGCGCAGGAAGTGTTCAACGACAAGCCGTTCCAATTCCCGCCCGATTTGTACAACCACTTGTCGGCTTCCCGCTGGGACCATTGGGGCGCCGAAGTGCCGCTGCGCAACGATTACCCCGTGCACGAAGTCATATCGCTGTGGCAGGGGCGCATTCTGGATCAATTGTTGTCGTCCCTCACGCTCGACCGGTTGCACGATAGCGAGCTGAAAATTCCGGCCGATCAAGAGGCGTTCACCGCGCCCGACCTGCTGGACGGCTTGACGAAGGCAATTTTCTCCGAGCTCGATACGCTCCAAGGGGGCGATTTCACTAATCGCAAGCCGGCTATCAGCAGTTTGCGCCGCAATTTGCAGCGGCAATACCTCACCCGGTTGTCGAACCTGGCCATGGGCAACACCTCGTCGCCGGCCGATTGCCAAACCGTGGCGTTTGCGGAGTTGAAAGCGCTCCAGGATCGCATGAACAAGCTGCTGGCCAGCAATGTCAAGCTGGACGATTACAGCCGCGACCACTTGACCGAAAGCTCGGCCCGCATCGGCAAAGTGCTAGATGCCCATTTGCAATTGCGGATGCCCGGCAGCGGCGGCGGCATTTTTGAGCTTCGCTATGGCGAAGGGCAAGATCACACGCCGTAA
- a CDS encoding P-II family nitrogen regulator → MKLILAIIQPTKLEAVRQALDKIEVTRMTVGDAQGYARQRGRTEMYRGHEYKTQLLRKITLEIMVNDDFLDRTVEALMAVARTGPGGEIGDGKIFVLPALEAVSIAGSVRGQEAV, encoded by the coding sequence ATGAAGCTCATCCTTGCCATTATTCAGCCCACCAAGCTCGAAGCCGTGCGGCAAGCGCTCGATAAAATTGAAGTCACGCGCATGACCGTTGGCGATGCCCAAGGTTATGCCCGGCAGCGCGGCCGCACCGAAATGTATCGCGGCCACGAATATAAAACCCAGCTGCTCCGCAAAATTACGCTGGAAATTATGGTCAACGACGATTTCCTGGATCGCACGGTCGAAGCCTTAATGGCCGTTGCCCGCACGGGGCCGGGAGGGGAAATCGGCGATGGAAAAATCTTCGTGCTGCCGGCGCTGGAAGCTGTTTCCATTGCCGGCTCCGTTCGCGGCCAGGAAGCGGTATAG
- the yacG gene encoding DNA gyrase inhibitor YacG produces the protein MLFIRCPICNQEFDPERSTALPFCSDRCKRIDLGRWLDERYALPIERPEDDENARPPADEE, from the coding sequence ATGCTTTTTATTCGCTGTCCAATTTGCAATCAGGAATTCGACCCAGAGCGATCGACCGCGTTGCCGTTTTGCAGCGATCGCTGTAAGCGAATTGACCTGGGCCGCTGGCTTGACGAGCGTTATGCACTGCCCATCGAGCGGCCGGAAGATGACGAAAACGCCCGTCCGCCCGCCGATGAAGAATAA
- a CDS encoding zinc ribbon domain-containing protein, with translation MPTYDYVCDACHHEFEEFQSITASRLRKCPKCGKKKLRRLIGTGAAIMFKGSGFYQTDYRSDSYKKRAEADKPTPTAGEGKGEGKSESKSETKSETKTDTKTAADSSNSKSESKKSTGKRKS, from the coding sequence ATGCCCACCTACGATTACGTCTGCGACGCTTGCCATCACGAGTTCGAGGAATTTCAATCGATCACGGCTTCGCGCCTGCGCAAGTGTCCTAAGTGCGGCAAGAAGAAGCTGCGCCGCTTGATCGGCACCGGCGCCGCCATCATGTTCAAGGGCTCCGGCTTTTATCAGACCGATTACCGCAGCGACTCCTACAAAAAACGGGCCGAGGCAGATAAGCCCACGCCCACAGCCGGCGAAGGCAAAGGCGAGGGCAAGTCGGAAAGCAAATCAGAAACAAAGTCGGAAACAAAAACCGATACGAAAACTGCTGCCGATTCGTCCAACAGCAAATCTGAAAGCAAGAAATCAACCGGCAAGCGTAAATCGTAA
- the grpE gene encoding nucleotide exchange factor GrpE: MAKPDPDTHAAQNARQRAAAEDVDQSATGDDAVPELTSDQEMDVVRADLSEARDKMLRAQAELDNYRKRARRELDDERRYAEINLLRDLLPVLDNIHRAVDAAEKKADPAALLSGFKMVRQQLEGLLEQHHCKTIEAVGEAFDPAQHNAVMQQAKPDKPENTVLDVVQTGYHLYDRVVRPAQVIVSKKE, translated from the coding sequence GTGGCTAAGCCAGACCCAGACACCCATGCCGCACAAAACGCCAGGCAGCGCGCCGCGGCCGAAGACGTCGATCAAAGTGCAACCGGTGACGACGCCGTGCCCGAGCTCACCTCGGACCAGGAAATGGACGTGGTTCGCGCCGATTTGTCCGAAGCGCGCGATAAAATGCTCCGCGCTCAGGCCGAATTAGATAACTACCGCAAGCGCGCCCGGCGGGAATTGGACGACGAGCGCCGCTACGCCGAAATCAATCTGCTGCGCGATTTGCTGCCGGTGCTGGACAACATTCATCGGGCGGTCGACGCCGCGGAAAAAAAAGCCGACCCGGCGGCGCTATTGTCCGGCTTCAAAATGGTCCGCCAGCAATTGGAAGGACTGTTGGAGCAGCACCATTGCAAGACCATTGAAGCCGTCGGCGAAGCGTTTGATCCGGCGCAGCATAATGCCGTCATGCAACAGGCCAAGCCGGATAAACCGGAGAATACAGTTCTGGACGTGGTGCAAACCGGTTACCATTTGTACGACCGCGTGGTGCGGCCGGCACAAGTCATTGTGTCCAAGAAAGAGTAG
- the dnaJ gene encoding molecular chaperone DnaJ, whose amino-acid sequence MANKRDYYEVLGVGRTAAQKEIADAYRKLALQYHPDRNPNNEEAVVKFKESAEAFEVLSDDDKRSRYDQYGHAGVEGGVHHFTDVNDIFEAFGDIFGGGIFGDLFGARRGGGRRPRKGDDVACELTIDLFEAARGVTKTIEFDRHEPCIECRGTGSKPGTKPEQCRYCGGRGQVVQASGIFRVQTTCPACQGAGQLIKDPCPKCHGAAFTVKHIFREVKIPGGVDHHMRVRLAGEGEPSPNGGPPGDCFCVINLKPHPLFERDGQDLICRVPISYAQATLGAKIKVPTLEGPEDFEIAAGTQPGQVVKMRRRGMPDPRGGSKGDLLVVIQLEVPKSLSVRQEKLLRDLATEEKTNVSPHRKSFMEKLKDYFVPPAETERTEKKRG is encoded by the coding sequence ATGGCAAATAAGCGCGATTATTACGAGGTGCTGGGGGTTGGGCGAACCGCCGCGCAAAAGGAAATTGCCGACGCCTATCGCAAGCTGGCGCTGCAATATCATCCCGATCGCAACCCCAACAACGAAGAGGCGGTCGTCAAGTTCAAAGAATCGGCGGAAGCATTTGAAGTGCTTTCCGACGATGACAAGCGCTCGCGCTACGATCAGTACGGCCATGCCGGCGTGGAAGGCGGCGTGCACCACTTTACCGACGTCAACGATATTTTCGAGGCCTTCGGCGATATTTTCGGCGGCGGCATTTTTGGCGATTTGTTTGGTGCGCGGCGCGGCGGCGGCCGGCGGCCACGCAAAGGGGACGATGTCGCTTGTGAGTTAACCATCGATTTATTTGAAGCCGCCCGCGGCGTTACGAAAACCATCGAATTCGACCGGCACGAGCCGTGCATCGAATGCCGCGGCACCGGATCAAAGCCCGGCACCAAGCCGGAGCAATGCCGTTACTGCGGCGGGCGTGGCCAGGTGGTGCAGGCCAGCGGAATTTTCCGCGTCCAAACCACGTGCCCGGCCTGTCAGGGGGCGGGGCAACTCATCAAAGACCCCTGCCCCAAGTGTCACGGGGCGGCCTTCACGGTGAAGCATATCTTTCGCGAAGTGAAAATTCCCGGCGGCGTCGATCATCACATGCGCGTGCGCTTGGCGGGCGAAGGAGAACCCAGCCCCAACGGCGGGCCGCCGGGAGATTGCTTCTGCGTCATTAATTTGAAGCCGCACCCATTGTTCGAGCGTGATGGGCAAGATTTGATTTGCCGTGTGCCCATTAGTTATGCTCAAGCAACGCTGGGGGCTAAAATAAAAGTGCCCACGCTGGAAGGGCCGGAAGATTTCGAAATTGCCGCGGGCACGCAGCCTGGGCAAGTGGTGAAAATGCGGCGTCGGGGCATGCCCGATCCGCGCGGCGGCAGCAAAGGTGATTTGCTCGTGGTCATTCAGTTGGAAGTGCCAAAATCACTTTCGGTGAGGCAGGAAAAGCTGCTCCGCGATTTGGCGACCGAGGAAAAAACCAATGTCAGTCCGCATCGCAAGTCCTTCATGGAAAAATTGAAAGATTATTTTGTTCCACCGGCGGAAACAGAACGGACGGAGAAAAAACGTGGCTAA
- the groL gene encoding chaperonin GroEL (60 kDa chaperone family; promotes refolding of misfolded polypeptides especially under stressful conditions; forms two stacked rings of heptamers to form a barrel-shaped 14mer; ends can be capped by GroES; misfolded proteins enter the barrel where they are refolded when GroES binds): MAAKQLLFEDQARAKMLKGVEKLADAVAVTMGPTGRNVIISKSFGGPTVTKDGVTVSKEVDLEDRFENMGAKLVNEVASKTSDVAGDGTTTATVLARAIFKEGCRVIAAGSNPMAVRRGIDKATDAAVEHLKSMAKPVSGKAEITQVGAISANSDKEIGNLLADALEKVGKDGVITVEEGKSMETTVKFVDGMQFDKGFISPYFITRPTEMDCFLEDALILIHEKKISNLRELVPILEKVAQSSKPLLIIAEDVDGEALTALVVNRLRGVLNVCAVKAPGFGDRRKAMLQDIAIVTAGTLISEDLGLKLESLELNQLGRAKKITVDKNNTTIVEGAGKRADIQNRIQQIRNQVENTESDYDKEKYQERLAKLTGGVAIISVGAGTEAEMKQKKARVEDALHATRAAVEEGILPGGGVALLRCHDAVEKIRGSAKGDEKIGIDIVLHAIAAPMRQIADNCGIDGSVVVDEVGEKPTNTGYDANRQEYVDMVKAGIIDPLKVVRSALANAASIAGLMLTTEALVTNLEDDDKKQRAPEGVIR; encoded by the coding sequence GTGGCTGCTAAACAATTGCTGTTTGAAGATCAGGCCCGGGCGAAAATGCTCAAGGGCGTGGAAAAGCTTGCCGATGCCGTGGCCGTAACCATGGGTCCGACGGGGCGCAACGTAATCATTTCGAAATCGTTCGGCGGCCCGACCGTCACCAAAGACGGCGTGACGGTGAGCAAGGAAGTCGATTTGGAAGACCGCTTCGAAAACATGGGCGCCAAACTGGTGAACGAAGTGGCCAGCAAAACTTCCGACGTGGCCGGCGACGGCACCACCACCGCCACGGTTTTGGCCCGCGCAATTTTCAAAGAAGGCTGCAGAGTAATTGCCGCCGGCAGCAACCCCATGGCGGTGCGCCGCGGCATTGATAAGGCGACCGATGCCGCCGTGGAGCATTTGAAATCGATGGCCAAGCCGGTTTCAGGCAAGGCGGAAATTACTCAGGTCGGCGCCATCAGCGCCAATAGCGATAAGGAAATTGGCAATTTGCTGGCCGACGCGCTGGAAAAAGTGGGCAAAGATGGCGTGATTACCGTGGAAGAAGGCAAGAGCATGGAAACCACGGTGAAATTTGTGGACGGCATGCAATTCGACAAGGGCTTCATTTCGCCGTACTTCATCACTCGCCCGACCGAAATGGATTGCTTCCTGGAAGACGCGCTGATTTTGATTCACGAAAAGAAAATCAGCAACCTGCGCGAGCTCGTGCCGATTTTGGAAAAGGTGGCGCAATCGAGCAAGCCGCTATTGATTATCGCCGAGGATGTCGATGGCGAAGCGCTTACGGCCCTGGTGGTGAATCGGTTGCGCGGCGTGCTGAATGTGTGCGCGGTAAAGGCGCCGGGCTTCGGCGATCGCCGCAAGGCCATGCTGCAAGATATTGCCATTGTGACGGCCGGCACATTAATTAGCGAAGATTTAGGCCTTAAGCTGGAAAGCCTGGAGCTGAATCAGCTGGGCCGGGCCAAGAAAATTACCGTCGACAAGAACAACACCACCATTGTCGAAGGAGCCGGCAAGCGGGCCGATATTCAAAACCGCATTCAGCAAATTCGCAATCAAGTTGAAAACACGGAAAGCGATTACGACAAGGAAAAGTATCAGGAACGCCTGGCCAAGCTGACCGGCGGCGTGGCAATTATTTCCGTCGGCGCCGGCACCGAAGCCGAAATGAAGCAGAAAAAAGCCCGCGTGGAAGATGCCTTGCACGCCACTCGGGCGGCTGTGGAGGAAGGCATTTTGCCCGGCGGCGGCGTGGCACTGCTGCGCTGCCATGATGCCGTGGAGAAAATTCGCGGCTCGGCCAAGGGAGACGAAAAGATTGGCATCGACATTGTGTTGCACGCCATTGCGGCTCCCATGCGGCAAATTGCCGATAACTGCGGCATTGATGGCTCGGTGGTGGTCGACGAAGTTGGCGAAAAGCCGACGAACACCGGCTACGACGCCAACCGACAAGAATATGTCGACATGGTGAAGGCCGGCATTATTGACCCGCTGAAGGTGGTTCGCTCCGCTTTGGCGAATGCGGCCAGCATTGCCGGATTGATGCTGACAACCGAAGCCCTGGTCACGAATTTGGAAGACGACGATAAAAAGCAACGCGCCCCGGAAGGCGTCATTCGGTAA
- the groES gene encoding co-chaperone GroES — translation MAKTKLRPLDDRVVVKPVEAEERTAGGIVLPDTAKEKPQRGKVVSIGPGKLLENGHRGTLSVSIGDEVIYGKYSGTDIELEGDDVKILRETDILAKVLN, via the coding sequence ATGGCCAAAACTAAACTTCGTCCGCTGGATGATCGCGTGGTGGTAAAGCCGGTTGAAGCTGAGGAGCGCACCGCCGGCGGCATTGTGCTACCAGATACCGCCAAGGAAAAACCGCAGCGCGGCAAAGTGGTGTCGATTGGCCCGGGCAAGCTCCTGGAAAACGGCCATCGCGGCACGCTTTCGGTTTCGATTGGCGATGAAGTGATTTACGGAAAGTACTCCGGCACCGACATCGAGCTGGAAGGGGACGACGTGAAAATTCTTCGCGAGACCGATATTTTGGCCAAAGTGCTGAATTAG
- the groL gene encoding chaperonin GroEL (60 kDa chaperone family; promotes refolding of misfolded polypeptides especially under stressful conditions; forms two stacked rings of heptamers to form a barrel-shaped 14mer; ends can be capped by GroES; misfolded proteins enter the barrel where they are refolded when GroES binds) — MAKQMLFDDEARLPLAAGVNKLAKAVRSTLGPRGRNAVLDKGWGSPKITKDGVTVAEDIELDDPYENLGAKLVKEAASKTNDVAGDGTTTATVLAEAIYKEGLRMIAAGADPMALSRGISKGTEIVFEAIKKMASPIDEKNRKEIEQIATIAGNNDPSIGKVLSDAFMKVGKDGVITVDEGKQSETTVDVVEGMQFDRGYLSPHFVTNADEQVVELENCYVLVYEEKISSAKNLVPLLEAISKANKPLLIIAEDVEGEALATLVVNKLRGILSVCAVKAPGYGDRRKAMLGDIATLTGGQAIFKDLGIQLDSVKLTDLGRTKKVIIDSENTTIVDGAGKKDAIDGRVEQIRHEIEVTDSDYDREKLQERLAKLAGGVAQIHCGAATETEMKERKFLLEDAQAATKAALEEGIVPGGGVALLRCEKALDKHGLKGDEALGAQIVKNVLDWPLRCIADNAGVDGAVVVNRVRQMKGKNDGYDADKDEYTDLVARGIIDPAKVVRIALQNAASVASLLLTTSAVVTDLPKDEEEAGGHGHDHDHGMGGMGGMGGGMGGMGGMM; from the coding sequence GTGGCAAAACAAATGTTGTTTGACGACGAGGCACGTTTGCCGCTGGCAGCCGGGGTAAACAAACTGGCCAAGGCGGTGCGCAGCACGTTGGGGCCTCGCGGGCGGAACGCCGTGCTCGACAAGGGCTGGGGCTCTCCCAAAATTACCAAAGACGGCGTGACCGTGGCGGAAGATATTGAGCTGGATGATCCGTATGAAAATCTGGGCGCCAAATTAGTCAAAGAAGCCGCCAGCAAAACTAACGACGTTGCCGGCGACGGCACCACCACGGCCACGGTGCTGGCCGAAGCCATTTATAAGGAAGGCTTGCGCATGATTGCAGCAGGCGCCGATCCGATGGCCCTGTCGCGCGGAATTTCCAAGGGCACGGAAATCGTGTTTGAAGCCATTAAGAAAATGGCCTCTCCCATTGACGAAAAGAATCGGAAGGAAATTGAGCAAATTGCCACCATTGCCGGAAACAACGATCCGTCGATTGGCAAAGTTCTTTCCGACGCCTTCATGAAAGTTGGCAAAGATGGCGTCATTACTGTCGATGAAGGCAAGCAAAGCGAAACCACGGTCGACGTGGTGGAAGGCATGCAGTTTGATCGCGGTTATTTGTCTCCTCACTTTGTCACCAACGCCGACGAGCAAGTAGTCGAATTGGAAAATTGCTACGTGCTGGTTTACGAGGAAAAAATTAGTAGCGCCAAAAATTTGGTCCCCCTGTTGGAAGCGATCAGCAAGGCCAACAAGCCGCTGCTGATTATCGCCGAAGATGTGGAGGGAGAAGCGCTGGCCACGCTGGTCGTGAATAAGCTCCGCGGCATTCTAAGCGTGTGTGCCGTAAAAGCTCCCGGCTACGGCGACCGCCGCAAAGCCATGCTGGGCGACATTGCCACCCTAACCGGCGGCCAGGCTATTTTCAAAGACCTGGGCATTCAGCTCGATTCGGTCAAGCTGACCGATTTGGGCCGGACGAAAAAGGTGATTATTGACAGCGAAAACACCACCATTGTCGACGGCGCCGGAAAGAAAGACGCCATCGACGGGCGCGTGGAGCAAATTCGGCACGAAATCGAAGTGACCGATAGCGATTACGATCGCGAAAAGCTTCAGGAGCGCCTGGCCAAGCTTGCCGGCGGCGTGGCCCAAATTCACTGCGGGGCCGCGACCGAAACCGAAATGAAGGAACGCAAGTTTTTGCTGGAAGACGCCCAGGCTGCGACCAAGGCGGCACTGGAAGAAGGCATTGTGCCCGGCGGCGGCGTGGCGTTGCTCCGCTGCGAAAAGGCGCTCGACAAGCACGGCCTGAAAGGGGACGAAGCCCTGGGCGCGCAAATTGTGAAGAATGTACTCGACTGGCCGCTGCGCTGCATCGCCGATAACGCGGGCGTCGACGGCGCGGTGGTGGTCAATCGCGTGCGGCAAATGAAGGGCAAGAACGATGGTTACGATGCTGACAAGGATGAGTACACCGACCTGGTTGCCCGCGGCATTATCGATCCGGCCAAAGTGGTGCGCATCGCTCTGCAAAACGCCGCCAGCGTGGCCAGTTTGTTGTTGACCACCTCGGCCGTGGTGACCGACCTGCCCAAGGATGAAGAAGAAGCCGGCGGCCATGGCCACGACCATGATCACGGTATGGGAGGCATGGGCGGAATGGGCGGAGGCATGGGAGGGATGGGTGGCATGATGTAA